One part of the Aspergillus luchuensis IFO 4308 DNA, chromosome 5, nearly complete sequence genome encodes these proteins:
- a CDS encoding potassium channel family protein (COG:P;~EggNog:ENOG410Q1HX;~InterPro:IPR013099,IPR003280;~PFAM:PF07885;~TransMembrane:7 (n4-14c26/27o50-73i85-105o125-146i167-188o223-244i288-309o350-380i);~antiSMASH:Cluster_5.4;~go_component: GO:0016020 - membrane [Evidence IEA];~go_function: GO:0005267 - potassium channel activity [Evidence IEA];~go_process: GO:0071805 - potassium ion transmembrane transport [Evidence IEA]) translates to MSRWWLACTSFPVLAGTMSAMATVFGICAVSYGWLEIDSFDVGSVVVVQSSWAVTIAAISLALSATADLALLLIMMLKLDAVRGYLATALLYFVSSMLLFSLIGVTVDQPPYTNPPQTLQYTQNFYYGIFAATLYLFIAALLAIYACGVRTIHLSMQDRRIIENTSIVLRAFTLAAFLLGGAAIYIPIEGWSLTDSLYWSAYTILTIGIGNIVPKTHLGRSLLIPYATGGITCLGLFVSSITSFSRKMGELRLKFELEAEGIHLHGSPHRDIVKLRQIKVHRQSRHRWIVFIFSSCAWLLLWLVSARIFKSSERGQGWTYFESLYFTFVSLTTIGYGDFYPTSNLGKSFFVFWALLAVPVMTTLIGVVGQVGFHTVVYFVKRAGRGWWSWGFCAGRIGAFLDGRRLDMPASAGSVSGAVDIERQYCPAFHDTLSLVPLERQRPDNYFSSAEHRLHLTEEIKILVDILKEDSRDIDLHREWARIVSLLRVDGGDGEEVLAAESHRQQVIREVMSVNQSTTERNKEILWMVKLLVEKLCFCLREDIGEGR, encoded by the exons ATGTCTCGCTGGTGGCTCGCCTGTACCAGCTTCCCTGTTCTGGCG GGAACTATGAGCGCTATGGCAACTGTATTCGGTATTTGTGCAGTTAGCTATGGATGGCTGGAAATTGATTCTTTTGATGTGGGAAGTGTGGTAGTAGTGCAGAGTTCTTG GGCCGTCACGATCGCGGCTATATCGCTCGCACTCTCCGCCACAGCTGACCTTGCCCTCCTTCTGATCATGATGCTCAAATTGGATGCAGTGAGAGGATACCTCGCGACGGCTTTACTCTACTTCGTATCCTCTATGCTCCTATTCAGTCTAATCGGCGTGACTGTGGACCAACCACCATATACCAACCCCCCTCAAACACTGCAATATACGCAGAACTTCTACTACGGCATCTTCGCCGCCACTCTCTACCTCTTCATCGCAGCGCTCCTAGCAATCTACGCATGCGGCGTCCGTACCATCCACCTAAGCATGCAAGACCGCCGCATTATCGAAAACACAAGCATCGTGCTGCGCGCCTTCACGCTCGCCGCAttcctcctcggcggcgCAGCCATCTACATCCCCATTGAAGGATGGTCCCTAACAGACTCCCTCTACTGGTCCGCAtacaccatcctcaccatcggAATCGGCAACATCGTCCCGAAGACCCATCTCGGCCGTAGTCTCCTAATCCCCTACGCGACGGGAGGCATCACCTGTCTAGGACTATTCGTCAGTTCGATCACCTCCTTTTCAAGGAAGATGGGCGAGCTGCGCCTGAAGTTCGAGCTCGAGGCAGAAGGTATTCACCTCCACGGATCACCACATCGCGACATCGTCAAACTTAGGCAAATCAAGGTCCACCGGCAAAGCCGCCACCGCTGGATCGtattcatcttctcctcctgcgcATGGCTCCTTCTCTGGCTCGTCAGCGCCCGCATTTTCAAGTCCTCCGAGCGGGGCCAGGGATGGACGTATTTTGAGTCATTGTATTTCACGTTCGTGTCGCTGACGACGATCGGATACGGGGACTTCTATCCAACGAGTAATCTGGGAAAGTCATTCTTTGTGTTTTGGGCCCTGCTGGCAGTGCCGGTTATGACGACGTTaattggggttgttggtcaGGTGGGGTTTCATACGGTGGTTTATTTTGTAAAGAGGgctgggagggggtggtggtcgtggggATTTTGTGCAGGGCGTATTGGTGCGTTtttggatgggaggaggctGGATATGCCTGCTTCTGCTGGGAGTGTGTCCGGTGCTGTCGACATAGAAAGACAGTACTGCCCAGCTTTTCATGACACACTGAGTCTCGTCCCACTTGAGAGGCAACGCCCAGATAACTACTTCAGTTCTGCGGAACACAGACTCCACCTCACCGAGGAGATCAAGATTCTTGTGGACATCCTGAAGGAAGACAGCAGAGATATCGATCTACATCGTGAATGGGCACGTATTGTATCTCTGCTCCGTGTTGATGGAGgtgacggagaagaagtgcTTGCGGCTGAGAGTCATCGTCAGCAGGTTATCAGAGAGGTGATGTCCGTGAATCAGTCAACgacagaaagaaataagGAGATTCTGTGGATGGTCAAGTTGCTGGTTGAGAAGTTGTGTTTTTGTTTGAGGGAGGATATAGGTGAGGGTAGATAG